The Sulfitobacter guttiformis genome segment ATTTCACCCTGATCGGCACCACCGATGCAGACCACGACGACCCCTCCCTTGCGCCCGTCTGCACGGACGCCGAGCGTGACTACCTCGTTAATTTTGCCAACCAGTATTTCGAGAATGACATAAGTGCCGATGATGTAGTCTGGACCTATTCAGGTGTGCGCCCGCTCTATGATGACGGGGCAAGCTCGGCCAGTGCGGCAACTCGCGATTACGTTCTCAAGGTCGATGACGCAGGTCCGCCGCTGCTCAACATATTTGGCGGGAAAATCACCACCTACCGTGTGCTGGCCGAAGATGCGATGGACATGATGGCCCCCTATTTGCCAGCGCTAAAGCCGAAATGGACCGCAGGAGCGGCCCTGCCAGGTGGTGATTTCGAGGTGTCAGAGGTGGACAGTCTTATCGCTGGCCTGCTGCGCGATTACCCCTTTCTTACGCCCGTC includes the following:
- the glpD gene encoding glycerol-3-phosphate dehydrogenase, producing the protein GDIIQTKLRVNSSEGVRLVRGSHIVTPKLYDHDKCYFFQGSDGRIIFAIPYETDFTLIGTTDADHDDPSLAPVCTDAERDYLVNFANQYFENDISADDVVWTYSGVRPLYDDGASSASAATRDYVLKVDDAGPPLLNIFGGKITTYRVLAEDAMDMMAPYLPALKPKWTAGAALPGGDFEVSEVDSLIAGLLRDYPFLTPVWAKRLVRAYGTDARGMLGTAKAASDLGTDFGATLTQTEVRYLITHEYATCAADIVWRRSKLGLRMTPAQITALDVYMTEPA